The sequence TACTTGAAAGGAAGGGACGAATAATTAGAAGATAATATCAACGTTAACTAATGGAAAAAGTTATTCACGTTTATTTTAATATCCCTTCCCCTATCCACTCTAATAAACAGATCCGTGGAAGGAAAATAATAGATGGTGACAGATTGGAGGACCGTAAATAGTtaattttgttctttctttttaatttaaatattttggaTTACAACCGATTAAAGTTATCCTAATTAAGTGATCCAGCTACCTTCTGTTGACAacaattattaatattttttttaattatagttAAAGTGAAaaaataaactaagaaaattcAATTTGATCATACCATTCGGCCGAATCCAGCTAATAGAAATAAAAACCTTTTGAAATTAATGTCTATATCTccatctaattcttttaattataaaaatattattaaatatcaatttgatcgaATATAACAGTAactttttaaacatgaatatatctgaaaaattaatttatatttaaaaatcactactctcaacATAGTGtgtaaaattgatatttaagagtgaatataatcataagaatTAGAATAATTCATAAGATTTGATTTCATTTCATTCCGATATTTCTATGTCTATCTACCAATTTTAACTAAATGAATCTACATTCATTTTATTTAGATTCATTCgatcataatttaaaaaaaatacttgatagtatttttatgatcaagagaactagacgaacatataaaaactgattttatattatttcaaGATCTCTAGATCCATCAGCTAGTTTCAACTAAAATTAATGGATGGAACTAGAGATTTTGGAATGATATAAAATCAGTTTCTTTGCATTCGTCTAATTCTCCTGAATATTAAAAtgctatcaaatattaatttgacctaatatattaatTGCAgagattttttgaacacgaatgtgTTCGAAAAACTGatttatattcaaaaaatcattgctctcaatatattgggttaaattgatgtttaatagtatttttacaaacaggagaactagacgaacatataTAAACTGATTTCATATTATTCTAGGTCTATcaattagttttaattaaaatcgattgatagatttttcaaataaaataaaatcgatTCGACTAGAAAAATAAATCAGTGGACTAATTTATTTTTCTAGacaaattaatttgaaattaaaaaaatagaaaataaatacatgatttaataatttaaaaattatcatagatgatttagatattttaaaaatttatttagtaGGTTCGGTATTaaactgaaaaataaaacaaacgaAAGTAACAAGTAACGGATTAGAAAAATGAGGATGGATCCTCTGATCCGTAAATTATGGATTaaagaataattatttttttagattaTTAATTTAAATGCACCCATCTATTTTAGATAAGATCACAACAAATCTCTACGGTTAGAAAAATATCAATGAATTTGGCGGGATTGTGTTCCCACCCACCAGTTACTCTCTGTCACGTCGTGAGACTCCTGTGAGCCCAAGGACTCCATCGTGCCCCCGTAAGATTCATACACttggcaaaaatccactggaaatataaagagagaaaataatatactgattaattaattaattttaaaatgaaaaaaaaatgatgcaCCGTCCTTTTATTTGGTAGTTTTTTTAAGCTACTATTAGTTTTTGATTGGAGAattcatttaaaattatatttgtatTACTCCACCTCATTTGGATTGAAGCAAAAAAGGCAATATTTCAAAGGTGTTGACTAAACATAACCTTCTTTCAAGTCTTAGTCaagaaaaacaataaaagaagaaaaatagggATGGTTGAGAAAAGCAATAAAGCAATTATATCATCCTTCTATGAAATGATTCAAGAGTCTCTATAGGATGATGAGTTAATTAGTtgatgataaatttattattataataagataagagattaatttttatgtaaacttatttttttaaaaaatctcttttatttcATAGTCAATTTAACGGTTGACTATAAGGCTCCGTTTGGTATGCATGATAGGATaggattatattttcaaaaagtttttaatCAAGCGTTTGGTAGAGTTGATTAGAGGTAGGATTATGGATGATTAGAGGCAGGATTCATAATACCTTGGCCTCAAGAGGGATTATTTATCCTACCTTTAATCCTATCCTAATCAACCCAATTCTATCCTATCATGCATACCAAACGGAGCCTAAGTTGATTCTGTGATTCACTTCCCTTCATATAACTTAGGGATAAACTATGAGAGGACAAAACTTGTAATCACATTGCTTACCACATAGGAAGATAATGATTATTGATCAACATGACAATCTCACCCAAATTTTCAAGATGAAATTTAGAAGGTTATGATCTAGGGGTCCCAGACCTCATGAatatgattttaatttcttcaaaATAGCTTGACCAATTGTCAAAAATAATTGTATAGTTATGGTGTTGGAATTATTCACAAATGACATATTTCTTAAGTTGAGTGGAGGATTTACTATGTTTAAATTGCAATCATAATTACATTTATCATtctttatatatttaatattatcaTAGTTATCGTAATATATTACCAtatttatcataatatttttcatatattaCTTTGACAATCTATATAAATAAACTTGTTACAATTATCGATAAAGAATCAATTGTTTTCTCTCTATTCTAATATTTGTGTTTCAATAGGCTATTAGAGTCATATTTCTCTTTACTCTTATTCCTTTTCTTTAAATTTCTTTAGCATTTTCAAAGAGTTTCATCTGATTCATCGCCACACTTCCTTTCCACCTTCTTCCATGTTGTTCTAAATTTCactttctctctttttatttttccttgcaaaAGAATTAGGTTGCTCTTCCCTTTCTTACATGTTTTCATCTAAAATTCTACGACCGTCACCTCCTTCTTCCTGCCATTCtcttattatcattttttttttcaataaacaACAATAATAGGTCTTCCCTTCCCTTTCTCCATCCCAATACCCTTCCTCTATTTCCGGCAAGCAATAGAGTTTTTATCGTTGTCGTGAGGTACTCGTTGAAGCTCCTCCTCGCAATGACCTTCTTTCCAATGGCAGAGCCAGGCTTTAGGATACCCGGGCTATAGCCCGGGGACCCAATTAAAATTGTATTAAATTTTACCCTTTGATTGTATTGATTTTTCCATTTCCAAATAGAGCAAGGGGATCTCTAGCCCGGGTACCCCTTTGGAGGACATTTGTAGCCCAGGTGGACTACAAATCCTGGCTCCGccattgcttctttctttctcctcctcctcctttccaTAGAATCTTGTTCTCCTATCTTATTTCCTTCCTTTGTACATTCTTCTAATATTATTTCTCTATTGTTATTTTTCTATGAGGAACCCATTGTTTTTTCCCTTATGAATTAAGATTtagaatttctctcctttctttttcttttttcttaggTACGTTTTCCCCTTAAAAAACAATAATTGGTCGCTACCTTCTACTTGCTCATCTAGGCACTaccctctccctcctcttccacTACCCGCAATCAAAATCACTTTTTCTCAATTTCAATTGTTTCATATTCTCCTTCTCCCTCTACTTGTGCTTTAGCAATGCCAACACTATTAGGACACTCCGGTGAATTAGAGAGGGTGATTAACTCGAATCGCTTTTTCAATGATTTGTTATAGCGGATAATCGAAGTGAAGACTCCATAAGGCTAACGCTtttaattttacttggtatccacctccttgaggtgactaatctaaggatccactcCTCACTTATAGATATACTATGAAAACCATCTTcgtggaggtggagaagcctcgtttaagtaaatacaacttaattttgaactctttgtcattatcaaaatatagATTCGATCGTCTGGTGTTTCCTGTACCAACAACCTCCTCTCCGCCGAAGCTAAGGTTTCCCCGCCGACCCTCCCTCTCTCACCGTGACAAGCTCCATTCCTCGGTGTGCCTTCCTCTCTCACCGACGAGGTCCTTTCGTTACTTTTATCAAGCTTCCAGATTCTTTCTGCATGGGGATTATTTGCCATAATTTACCTTATAATATTTGTGTTCTTGTTCTTTCATCATTTATTGTTCTTAAACCTCTCTTTTAGCTTACATTTTCTTTGATAATTTGTACTTCCATTCTTTTATTTGAGAGAATAAAAAGCAAAATGACATATTAAATTCCCAGAATAGATAAATGCTTGATAAGTGAGGTGAGAAATGAAAGAtaagaaatttgaaaataaaaattcaatGGGTATACTGTAGGTGTTCTTGAAGGCATGAGATAAGCCCAGTGGATACATGTGAGATATGTTTCGTTTCAAACCCGATAATCACTTGAGATATGTCTTACAAAGTTGTAGTTGTTTTCGATTATGTAATTAATCTGTTATTTTTTAGGAAATTTGCAAAACATCCTTTCCTTTTATCAAAGAATGGTAAATCgttttattttaagttctaatattttaatttatacaaAAATCTGAATGTTGTTTTTAGTATAGGGAAAAACACATGTTCTGTTTGTTGGACAAAATCCGGACATTTATAAAACATATAAGTATCAAGTCAAGTTACTAGCTTTAAGGACATCATACATTATACTTACAAAAGTAAAGAGAAGGCACAAAAAGCTTTTCAAGTATATCTAGATATAGATACATTAGATATAACTTCAACTtcaagattaaaatcaaattcagaCAGAAACATTttgaagtttgaaaaaaaaataagttgaAGGATACATTGAAAAAGATAGAGTAGCTTTTTGATTCTTTAGAAATTAGTGATAGTGATTAGGCATATTATGTTGTTTCAAATTGTTTGTGTTGAAAaccaaagataatttttatttgagTTCAAGTTGAAACAATAGTGTTGCAAGTGGTGTATTGAATTTGAAACATATGTAATCTAATATGTTGCAAATGGTGTATTGAATTtgaatttggtattaaaaaacaTCTTAATGCATGTTGAAGGAAATGAAAAACATCTTGTAATTGGAATAAATTGAATCAGTGTGGGATTCCTCCTACATTTGTGAACAAATATCTCAAACCTGGAAGGATCATAATATCCAAAGTATCCTAAAGAGATTCAAAGAAAAAACACTACAAATTGGTACCTATAACTAAGGTTGATCATCAAGTCAATCAACTGCCAACAATCTCACTTTCTCTATGAACATTGACCTCATCGAAACCAAAGTCAAGGCAAAGCTTTTGTAACACTGGATTCACAGAAAGAAAGCACACATCAAGATAAATACAACAACAAGGATAGAAATGTTTAACCTTAAACTCTAGAAAAATTATACCTGGGGAGGGAGATCCTTTCCATTTCCATAAATAAAAACTTGTAATTGTCACCTCAGATCATTCATACCTGGTGCTATGATTTTAACAAATATAGTTAACTAAATATGTGAGAACAAAATGTTGTATATCTGTAATAACAAAATGCAGTTTATATATGAACATGTTATAAATGTAGAAATTGTAGTCTGAAAACTTGTTTATAGACTTTAGTAGTGAGTGaaagaaataggaaaaaaaacaaaggaatGCACACTGTATGCAAATAAAGAAGCATATTGTATGCAAACACCTCAATAcgagaaatgcactaaatcaatcaAACATACAAACAAAGGAAATAGATGAATATCAACTATAGATAATAACAATAATCCTAGTGCATATTGTTAGAATCTAcaacaataaagataatttattaatttcattttctcaataaaccactataatttaacaaattataACTTTAATAGTACCAACTATAAATCCTAAATCAGGTTCATATGTGTCGTCAACACTGTTATGATTATTATCTTTAGTTGATTTGATAATTAACACATTGTCATATttacaaaatataataaaataaatgtgTTTCCAAGTAAACTTATAATAGAAATACAGAATAACACACGCTTGTTGTAAATTTGGATAGTTATGTTTGTCATGTGACACTCCTCGATGTCCGCATCCATGACAAAGCCTGGAATTTAAGGTTAATTTCTCCTTTAATGATTTTAATCCCTTCCCACATCCCTTAGTTTTTACCGAAaaaggatcaataataccaaggCCCTCATGGATTTCTTTCTTTAACTTCTATCATTGGATGTTCTACTAGtgttcatctcttgaattttgttgTTGTAAATACAatcgaattgttcatccaagaaggtgTCCCCTCATTAGTCaaagatgcattattaactaatactgaagctttataggataacctcgagtgtctcgacatcaaaaacctttctgaatctagataatcaatgaaattgtgctcccctaaagcatatattgctccaacttttgcatctcgtgtccatcgtttgagtatatacgtatcaggcaaataaacacttggttgatatgaaaaaaaactaacataagcctgcatggaatgccctcaaactcaaatttagTGTAGCTACACGATATGTAGTCCCTTTGTTTGTCATGTGTGAGCAGTCTTGGTTTTGAGGAAAAACAACTTGGAAATTTCATCATATGGTAAACCACTGAGACAACTTCTGTAAATATTTattgcacataataactatgactctcagtcatttcactttgaaactccagccatttcttttttgtgtatagcttaaccatttgagtttccattggccaaTTTATCTTAACCTTGGATGCttattcatatcaatatggtacGTAACTAAttcattgtgtctttggtgtctcagtACTATATTAAAATAGGTAATAAAATTcattaatgagttcttatttgagacatatttcttgaaaaatgcatATGAGCCTTCATAtctttgactacttgacattcttGCAaaaaaatacatgactaaaatatgctAGCACTCATATGtgtcgcaattcatacatcacggacaaccaatcatttttctctaagttagcacacttgatagTCTCTTTTcatgacttctcaaaatcatcaggtgCTGTAGAATTTGCAATCGagttctttatgctttgatagtggtttcgaaaagtcaaagggtataatttatttgaaaatttgttCAATATGTGTCACAAACAATATTGATGCACTGTTTGAGGGATAACTTATGTAATGATTTTTGTCGTAGCAGAgtcctgatcagtgatgataatgtttggcgaacctttaggcatgacttctaaaaactttgtaagcaaccaaataaatgactcaattttctcatcacttagaaacccgtaaccaaaaagaattgtctgatgatgatgattaacccctacaaatggtgccaaaatcaaatcatattggttggtgttatatgtcgtatcaaataTAACTACATCACCAAATATTCTGTATGTCTTTTTTGATACATGATCATAACCTAAAAATATCTACTAAATCTGTTATTTGAATCAACCTTGTAATTAAAGAAAAAGGTTAAATTCTTCTCTTGTTCAGATGTAAAAATTCGATCAATGTCTCAACATCAATACCATTTTGTTcatccttttgatttctcttaaagtttctaatatcttttTCTATGCAACCTATCCCCTCAGGATCTCCATACTATATCTCCAATAATCTTATTTGTTAACTAGTTGGTAAATTGATCTCtgaaaattattttgtcaaagttTTCGTTGTTGCGGAAACATTACGATGTGAGCATaacaaatgcacctttgatggagttgAGAGCGGATGATTATATGTTTCTATGAAGTTACAGATAACCCAATTAAGTCCCGTCTATTTCTTGACAAATGTAATATTTGACTTACAACCTATTCTAACTAtgccacgtgctctttcccttgtTAGTTGATAACATTTGCATGTTTATTGTTCTGCATTAGATTTGTATGTCTTTCTTTAAAATATACAATTTCTTTCCATGCCACTTCATTTGTCATCTTGTTATTCCTGCTTGTGTTATTTCTTGAATTAAATCCGACTTCTcatgcatattggttatagaacaaATATGCATCCAGTGTGATGAGAATTTCATTCTAATTTTTAGCTTTCGATGATCCGAAACTTGGGGAATGAATTCCTGATCATCAATTCTATTTTCTTCCAATTCTGGTGCCCTCGCATTATAGTTGATAATAGATAAGtagataaataaacaacaactgtTCTAATTAACTTGGTAAAGACACTAAACTCTAACAGTTTTTTAAAGCAAAATAACAGAATAAAATAACAGAAGCAAAATAATagttttctaaagtaaaataatttattttttgccTGTATAAAATAGAAGTGATTTTGATTTACAAAAATAAATCATGGAATTTCTAAAGCAACACAAGTTAGTTTCTCTGTATAAATTAGCTTATCTATATAAAGTAATACAAACAATCAACTTCAATAGAAAGAAATGTCATTCTTCTTTTTATTCCCTTAAATAAAAGAATGGAAGTACAAATTATCATAGAAAATACAAGCTAAAAGAGAGGTTTAAGAACAATAAATGATGAAAGAACAAAAACATAAATACTTTAAGGTAAATTACGGCAAATAATCCTCGTGCAGAAAGAATCTGGAAGCCTGATAAAAGCAAGAAAAGGATCTCGTCGGCGAGAGAGGAAGACACGGCGGGGAACAGAGCTCATCACGGTGAGAGAGGGAGGGCCAGCAGGGAAACCGTAGCTTCGGCGGAGAGGAGGTCGCGGCGTCAGAGAGCTCGGTGCGAGAGAATCGTAGGTCCCGTAGCTTCTGCGAGGGAGGCGCGGCAAATGGTTTCGTAGGCAAATATGTTCGCTCCCAGTATCTCCGTCAATCTGTCCCAGGgctaacacgaaggaggtaaatcacggacgactactagcctttggaatagtgactagcacataaaggaaGTAGGTATTTACCTCGGTTTTATTGAGATTTGAACCTTAGATCTTATTATAACAACACCTCATATGTTAGCCATTAGATCCATCCGAAAAGACATTATGTATGAAAAACAAGAACCATAATATGTTTAAGagaattcattttgatgtatataTCGTTAGATATCTACCGATATCtaatactttattagatatccaCATTGTACCTCTTATTTTAtcatatataatattttatttttcttttataaaataaAGGTTTTGTCAAATCAAAaggataaataatttaaaaaaattattgatgataataataaaaaatagtgtgaaaaagtataataataataataataacaactcAGTGCTATTCCACTAGATCATCTATGGATTATTTGATACTACTCAATGCTTTactatattaaataaaattgaaattagaaaaataaaatcaattatatatttaaaattataatcctAATTCCATAATACACTTCTCCGCTAAATTGTTTACTAAATAAGGAACGAGTCAGTGGAGAATAATCACAGAGAAATGAAGGAAAGACAAATCAACTGTTCGCCGTCGACGAGGAAGAAGAACCTGGCGAAGTGTTGGTAGCATATCCAGTGACCGTCGAAGTCGTCGTCATCGTCACCACCGACGATGTGTATGAAAACCTGCACATCTCCATCGGCGGCGCGTAGAACATCAGCACCGGCATTGCTGGCGGCAGGTCCGGCAACGGCCCGCCGTCGGAATTCATCACGCTGATCGCCTGCTTCATAGACGGCCGCATCGCGTAATCCGGGTGCGCGCACCAGAGGCCCACCACCATCATCCTCTCCATCTCCTCCCCGTCGAACTTACCCCGTAGCCTCCCGTCGGCCGCCTCCAGAACCCTTCTCCGGCCGTAGAGCCCCCACACCCACTCCACTAGCCTGACGTCACTCTCGGCCGGTCGCCTCCCGCAAGCGATCTCCAGCATCACGACCCCGAAGCTGTACACGTCGGACTCCCTGCCGGCTTTCCCGGCGGCGACGCATTCCGGCGCCAGGTACCCCATCGTCCCGGCGGCCGCCGTCGTCTGCGATCCCCTGTCGTGGCCGACGAGCCTCGCGAGGCCGAAATCTCCCAGCTTGGCGTTGAAGGCGGAGTCCAGCATCACGTTGCTCGGTTTCACGTCGCGGTGCACCACGCACTGCTCCCACTCCTCGTGGAGGTACACCAGCGCCGCCGCCAGCCCCTGCGTCACCTGTCGGAAAATTTCGATAATATCGAACCAAACTATTGGATCCCAACGTTCCAACGACGACTACCTTTCGTCTCGCCGGCCAGTCGAGCACCTTCTCGCCGTGGAGGTGGCTATCGAGGCTGCCGTTGGGGACGAACTCGTACACCAGCAGGAACTCGCCGTTCTCGTGGCACCACCCGACGAGCTGCACCAGGTTCCGGTGGCGCAACCGGCTGATGATCTTCACCTCCGACATGTACTCCTTCCTCCCCTGCTTCGACCCTCTCGCCACTCTCTTGATCGCCACCTCCTTCTTCGACTCCTCCAAGACTCCTCTGTACACCGCCCCGAATCCCCCCTCCCCCAGCTTCACCTCGTCGGAGAATTCCCTCGTCGCAGCGGCGAGCTCCCGGGAAGAAAACCTCATGGGGCCTCTCTCTCCCTCCAACTCTATGTCGATTcgattttcttccttttcttcatttaTCTTCTCGCAAATCTTGTTCTTATGTAGCCAAATTGCGAGTCCTAGAACGGAAATTAATCCGGCGACCGAGCCGAGCAGGAGGAGAAGCAGAGGAAACAGAGGattcctctttttctttctcgGCTGGAGAGTAGAGGTGAAGGACCAGGAGAGGAGGTTGTGAATCTCCGTCGACAGGCCGGTGGCAGCCGAGAAACCGACGGCGACGGTCTCCGGAAGCAACTCCCGGAGGTCTACCTCGTAGGAGAGGGTGGAGTTTCCGCCGAACACCGGGTTGTCTTTGTAGGTCAAGAAGACCGTCAAGTTGCGGGCGGTGGAGTTGTAGCTCACCCACACGTTGGCCGTCCTGCCGTCCTTGATGCTGCTGTTCCACGTCGTCACCGATGAGGACCGAACGGAGCTGACGTCGATACCGACGTGGTGGTCGTCTGCGTCCCAGTCGTTCTTGTAGGTGTCGAACTCGACGGCGATGAAGACGGCGCTGGCGTTTCCGATGAGGCCGAGGTGGCCGCCGGAGGAGTCGTCGGGGATGAAGGAAGGGTAGGGCGAGAGGAAGAAGGCGAGGCCGTCGCCGTAGTCGGG comes from Zingiber officinale cultivar Zhangliang unplaced genomic scaffold, Zo_v1.1 ctg232, whole genome shotgun sequence and encodes:
- the LOC122037070 gene encoding L-type lectin-domain containing receptor kinase IX.1-like isoform X2, with the translated sequence MASMGAAAFVFFQALSLISSAGSLSFNFSTFGRDTPSKIDLQGDAFYNNPNISLTKNQLGAPITSSSGRAVFREPLLLWDATTGELTDFVTHFSFVIDSFRQPDYGDGLAFFLSPYPSFIPDDSSGGHLGLIGNASAVFIAVEFDTYKNDWDADDHHVGIDVSSVRSSSVTTWNSSIKDGRTANVWVSYNSTARNLTVFLTYKDNPVFGGNSTLSYEVDLRELLPETVAVGFSAATGLSTEIHNLLSWSFTSTLQPRKKKRNPLFPLLLLLLGSVAGLISVLGLAIWLHKNKICEKINEEKEENRIDIELEGERGPMRFSSRELAAATREFSDEVKLGEGGFGAVYRGVLEESKKEVAIKRVARGSKQGRKEYMSEVKIISRLRHRNLVQLVGWCHENGEFLLVYEFVPNGSLDSHLHGEKVLDWPARRKGLAAALVYLHEEWEQCVVHRDVKPSNVMLDSAFNAKLGDFGLARLVGHDRGSQTTAAAGTMGYLAPECVAAGKAGRESDVYSFGVVMLEIACGRRPAESDVRLVEWVWGLYGRRRVLEAADGRLRGKFDGEEMERMMVVGLWCAHPDYAMRPSMKQAISVMNSDGGPLPDLPPAMPVLMFYAPPMEMCRFSYTSSVVTMTTTSTVTGYATNTSPGSSSSSTANS
- the LOC122037070 gene encoding L-type lectin-domain containing receptor kinase IX.1-like isoform X1; this translates as MASMGAAAFVFFQALSLISSAGSLSFNFSTFGRDTPSKIDLQGDAFYNNPNISLTKNQLGAPITSSSGRAVFREPLLLWDATTGELTDFVTHFSFVIDSFRQPDYGDGLAFFLSPYPSFIPDDSSGGHLGLIGNASAVFIAVEFDTYKNDWDADDHHVGIDVSSVRSSSVTTWNSSIKDGRTANVWVSYNSTARNLTVFLTYKDNPVFGGNSTLSYEVDLRELLPETVAVGFSAATGLSTEIHNLLSWSFTSTLQPRKKKRNPLFPLLLLLLGSVAGLISVLGLAIWLHKNKICEKINEEKEENRIDIELEGERGPMRFSSRELAAATREFSDEVKLGEGGFGAVYRGVLEESKKEVAIKRVARGSKQGRKEYMSEVKIISRLRHRNLVQLVGWCHENGEFLLVYEFVPNGSLDSHLHGEKVLDWPARRKVTQGLAAALVYLHEEWEQCVVHRDVKPSNVMLDSAFNAKLGDFGLARLVGHDRGSQTTAAAGTMGYLAPECVAAGKAGRESDVYSFGVVMLEIACGRRPAESDVRLVEWVWGLYGRRRVLEAADGRLRGKFDGEEMERMMVVGLWCAHPDYAMRPSMKQAISVMNSDGGPLPDLPPAMPVLMFYAPPMEMCRFSYTSSVVTMTTTSTVTGYATNTSPGSSSSSTANS